A part of Sus scrofa isolate TJ Tabasco breed Duroc chromosome 15, Sscrofa11.1, whole genome shotgun sequence genomic DNA contains:
- the NDUFB3 gene encoding NADH dehydrogenase [ubiquinone] 1 beta subcomplex subunit 3 isoform X1 → MLSVLRGQIAVSFPIDMAHGHGHEHGHSKMELPDYKQWKIEGTPLETVQEKLAARGLRDPWGRNEAWRYSGGFANNVSFVGALLKGFKWGFAAFVVAVGAEYYLESQNKDKKHH, encoded by the exons TTTTCCTATAGACATGGCCCATGGACATGGACATGAACATGGTCATAGTAAAATGGAACTTCCAGATTATAAACAGTGGAAGATAGAAGGGACACCATTAGAAACTGTCCAGGAGAAGCTGGCTGCACGAGGACTAAGGGATCCATGGGGCCG caaTGAAGCTTGGAGATACTCTGGTGGCTTTGCAAACAATGTTTCCTTTGTTGGTGCATTATTAAAAGGATTCAAATGGGGGTTTGCTGCATTTGTGGTAGCTGTAGGGGCTGAATATTACCTGGAGTCCCAGAACAAAGATAAGAAGCATCACTGA
- the NDUFB3 gene encoding NADH dehydrogenase [ubiquinone] 1 beta subcomplex subunit 3 isoform X2, producing the protein MAHGHGHEHGHSKMELPDYKQWKIEGTPLETVQEKLAARGLRDPWGRNEAWRYSGGFANNVSFVGALLKGFKWGFAAFVVAVGAEYYLESQNKDKKHH; encoded by the exons ATGGCCCATGGACATGGACATGAACATGGTCATAGTAAAATGGAACTTCCAGATTATAAACAGTGGAAGATAGAAGGGACACCATTAGAAACTGTCCAGGAGAAGCTGGCTGCACGAGGACTAAGGGATCCATGGGGCCG caaTGAAGCTTGGAGATACTCTGGTGGCTTTGCAAACAATGTTTCCTTTGTTGGTGCATTATTAAAAGGATTCAAATGGGGGTTTGCTGCATTTGTGGTAGCTGTAGGGGCTGAATATTACCTGGAGTCCCAGAACAAAGATAAGAAGCATCACTGA